A single genomic interval of Shewanella halotolerans harbors:
- the sfsA gene encoding DNA/RNA nuclease SfsA: protein MIFTPPFEQGKLLRRYKRFLADVLLDDGTEITIHCPNTGSMRNCLFPGERVWFSTSDNPKRKYAHTWEQAASDEGHIIGINTGRANALAAEAIEAGVISELTGYDHLRREVKYGSENSRIDLLLESEDKPACYIEVKSCTLLEQGQGYFPDAVTTRGQKHLRELMEMVKQGHRAVLLFVVQHTGITTVAAARHIDPEYAELLTQAHQAGVEILAYSCELSPSAARLIKSCPVKL from the coding sequence ATGATTTTTACCCCCCCATTCGAACAGGGAAAGTTACTCAGACGCTACAAGCGCTTCCTCGCCGACGTACTGCTAGATGACGGCACCGAAATCACCATCCACTGCCCCAACACGGGCTCGATGCGCAACTGCCTGTTTCCCGGCGAGCGGGTCTGGTTCTCTACCTCAGATAATCCCAAGCGCAAGTATGCCCACACCTGGGAACAGGCGGCCTCGGATGAGGGCCACATCATAGGGATCAACACGGGACGAGCCAACGCCCTCGCGGCCGAGGCGATTGAGGCTGGGGTGATAAGCGAACTGACCGGCTACGACCATCTGCGCCGGGAGGTCAAATATGGCAGCGAGAACAGCCGTATCGATCTGCTGCTCGAGAGCGAGGATAAACCCGCCTGCTATATAGAAGTCAAAAGTTGTACTTTATTAGAGCAGGGCCAGGGATACTTCCCCGATGCGGTGACCACCCGAGGCCAGAAACACCTTCGCGAACTGATGGAGATGGTCAAGCAGGGCCACAGGGCCGTGCTTTTATTTGTGGTGCAACATACTGGGATAACCACGGTGGCAGCGGCCCGCCATATCGACCCAGAGTACGCCGAACTGCTGACTCAGGCACACCAGGCCGGGGTGGAAATTCTCGCCTACAGCTGCGAACTCTCGCCAAGTGCCGCCCGGCTGATTAAATCCTGCCCTGTCAAGTTGTAA
- the dksA gene encoding RNA polymerase-binding protein DksA, translating into MPEGTKKLGVLAIAGVDPYQEKPGEEYMNTAQLGHFKKILDAWRSQLREEVDRTLNHMQDEAANFPDPVDRAAQEEEFSLELRARDRERKLIKKIEKTLQKIEDDDFGFCDSCGIEIGIRRLEARPTADLCIDCKTLAEIKEKQMAG; encoded by the coding sequence ATGCCTGAAGGCACTAAAAAACTTGGCGTGCTCGCTATCGCAGGTGTAGATCCTTACCAGGAAAAACCGGGTGAGGAATATATGAATACCGCTCAACTGGGTCACTTCAAAAAGATTCTCGATGCTTGGCGTAGTCAGCTCCGTGAAGAAGTGGATCGCACCCTAAATCATATGCAAGATGAAGCGGCTAACTTCCCTGACCCTGTCGACCGTGCGGCTCAGGAAGAGGAGTTCAGTCTTGAACTACGCGCCCGTGACAGAGAGCGTAAGCTAATCAAGAAGATTGAAAAGACATTGCAGAAGATCGAAGACGACGATTTCGGTTTCTGTGATTCATGCGGTATCGAAATCGGTATCCGCCGTCTCGAAGCCCGTCCAACGGCCGATCTCTGTATCGACTGTAAGACGCTCGCCGAGATCAAAGAGAAACAGATGGCCGGTTAA
- the gluQRS gene encoding tRNA glutamyl-Q(34) synthetase GluQRS — MQIDKPYVGRFAPSPSGPLHFGSLIAALGSYLRARAEQGQWLVRIEDIDPPREVAGASDLILKTLEAYGLHWDGAALYQSSRLDEYQARLNRLLAEDKAYYCQCTRKQIQAMGGTYDGRCATRTAKHTAGAIRIRNTLAIDHFDDELLGPIQVEHEFAAEDFIIKRRDGLYAYQLAVVMDDAFQGITEVVRGADLLTSSARQATLFNLFGDNAPKWLHLPLACAEPGMKLSKQNHAPAIDLNAPQASINAALAFLGQAPCEPDSVETMLAQAVSQFDLSRIPRQQEIILAPGA; from the coding sequence ATGCAAATCGACAAGCCCTATGTCGGCCGTTTCGCGCCCTCGCCCTCCGGGCCACTGCACTTTGGCTCGCTCATCGCCGCACTAGGCAGCTATCTGCGCGCCCGCGCCGAGCAGGGACAGTGGCTGGTGCGCATCGAAGATATCGATCCCCCCAGAGAGGTAGCCGGTGCCAGCGACCTCATCCTCAAGACCCTTGAGGCCTACGGCCTTCATTGGGACGGCGCTGCGCTCTATCAGAGCAGTCGCCTGGATGAGTATCAGGCGCGGCTTAACAGGCTACTGGCAGAAGATAAGGCCTACTACTGCCAATGTACCCGCAAGCAGATCCAGGCGATGGGCGGCACCTATGATGGCCGCTGCGCGACCCGCACAGCTAAACATACAGCAGGCGCTATTCGCATCCGAAACACGCTTGCGATAGATCATTTCGATGATGAGCTGCTGGGCCCTATCCAGGTCGAGCATGAGTTTGCCGCCGAGGACTTTATCATCAAGCGGCGCGACGGCCTCTACGCCTATCAACTGGCTGTGGTGATGGACGATGCCTTTCAGGGGATAACTGAGGTGGTGCGCGGCGCCGACCTGCTCACCTCCAGTGCCCGCCAGGCGACCCTGTTTAATTTATTCGGTGACAACGCGCCTAAGTGGCTTCATCTGCCGCTGGCCTGCGCCGAGCCCGGCATGAAACTCTCGAAGCAGAATCACGCCCCGGCCATAGATCTTAATGCGCCTCAGGCCAGCATCAACGCCGCGCTCGCCTTCCTGGGCCAGGCCCCCTGCGAACCAGATAGTGTCGAGACCATGCTGGCCCAGGCCGTTAGCCAGTTTGATCTGAGCCGTATCCCGCGCCAGCAGGAGATCATACTTGCGCCGGGCGCTTAA
- the pcnB gene encoding polynucleotide adenylyltransferase PcnB, with the protein MSYDSGLILTLTQDPSSRCPIFRRISQFCKQLFEDNQNTTETTPAGLSLEIVARKHHAISRQHISENAIKVLYRLHKSGFKAYLVGGGVRDILLGLEPKDFDVVTNATPEEIKKLFRNCRLVGRRFRLAHIVFGRDVIEVATLRGHHVDSGEKISKVNAEGRLLRDNVYGTIDEDAERRDFTVNALYYDISDFSIHSYGGGLQDLESRTLRLIGDPQKRYREDPVRMLRAVRFATKLGMSIDKAAAQPIPELAPLLKDIPAARMYEEVLKLFFAGQAQNNYVMMRDFGLFAPLFPLVDNLLEEDPKGPSHKMVKAIMRNTDERVEQDKSVTPAFFYAAMLWYPLSQRADDIALESGLSQYDAFYAAMGDVMEQQCRTISIPRRFSTPAKDIWQLQLRFERNQGTRAFKFIEHPKFRAAYDLLLLRAEAEGGNLAKTAAWWKSFVEGSEEQRSVIARSTNKGSRSRNNRRRRSPKKTPKAE; encoded by the coding sequence TTGAGTTATGATAGCGGCCTAATTTTAACCCTGACTCAAGATCCAAGTTCGAGGTGTCCTATTTTTCGCCGTATTAGTCAATTCTGTAAGCAGCTTTTTGAAGACAATCAAAACACCACAGAAACCACACCAGCGGGACTAAGCCTAGAGATAGTTGCACGTAAACATCATGCAATCTCTCGCCAGCACATTAGCGAAAACGCTATTAAGGTACTCTATCGTCTGCACAAATCTGGCTTTAAGGCCTATTTGGTGGGCGGCGGCGTGCGCGACATCCTCCTAGGACTCGAGCCCAAGGATTTCGACGTGGTCACCAATGCCACGCCGGAAGAGATCAAGAAGCTATTTCGTAACTGCCGCCTGGTAGGGCGCAGATTCCGTCTGGCCCATATTGTCTTCGGCCGCGACGTCATCGAAGTCGCTACCCTGAGGGGCCATCATGTAGACAGCGGCGAGAAGATCTCTAAAGTCAACGCCGAGGGTCGCCTGCTGCGCGACAACGTCTACGGCACCATAGATGAAGACGCCGAGCGCCGCGACTTCACGGTCAACGCCCTCTACTATGATATCAGCGACTTTTCCATCCACAGCTATGGTGGCGGCCTGCAGGATCTCGAGTCTCGCACCCTGCGTCTGATCGGCGACCCGCAGAAACGCTACCGCGAAGATCCCGTGCGCATGCTGCGCGCCGTGCGCTTCGCTACTAAGCTGGGGATGAGCATAGACAAGGCTGCGGCGCAGCCGATCCCCGAGCTGGCCCCCCTGCTAAAAGATATTCCTGCCGCCCGTATGTATGAAGAGGTGCTTAAGCTCTTCTTCGCCGGTCAGGCCCAGAACAACTACGTCATGATGCGTGACTTTGGCCTGTTCGCCCCCCTCTTTCCCCTGGTGGATAACCTGCTGGAGGAAGATCCTAAGGGACCGAGCCACAAGATGGTCAAGGCGATCATGCGCAACACAGACGAGCGGGTTGAACAAGATAAGTCGGTCACCCCGGCCTTCTTCTACGCCGCCATGCTCTGGTACCCCCTCAGTCAGCGTGCCGATGATATCGCCCTGGAGAGTGGCCTGAGCCAATATGACGCCTTCTACGCCGCCATGGGCGATGTGATGGAGCAGCAATGCCGCACCATCAGCATTCCCCGTCGCTTCAGCACCCCGGCCAAGGATATCTGGCAGCTGCAACTAAGGTTCGAACGCAACCAGGGCACACGTGCCTTCAAGTTCATCGAGCATCCTAAGTTCCGTGCCGCCTATGATCTGCTACTGCTAAGGGCCGAAGCCGAGGGTGGTAACCTGGCCAAGACGGCCGCCTGGTGGAAGAGCTTTGTCGAAGGCAGCGAAGAGCAACGCAGCGTCATCGCCCGCAGCACCAACAAGGGTAGCCGCAGCCGCAACAATCGCCGTCGTCGCAGCCCGAAGAAGACACCGAAAGCCGAATAA
- the folK gene encoding 2-amino-4-hydroxy-6-hydroxymethyldihydropteridine diphosphokinase → MNTVYVALGANLASPKAQLDQACQALKALASDGQLSVSPYYQSAPMGDVPQPDYLNAVACFTTTLAPLALLDALQAIENEQGRVREVRWGARTLDLDLLLYGDWQLDIPRLQVPHYGMKTRSFVLLPLLDLTPDLILPCGTKLTSLITEELKRQVQQLGPDH, encoded by the coding sequence ATGAACACCGTCTATGTCGCACTGGGGGCCAATCTCGCGTCCCCAAAAGCCCAACTGGATCAGGCCTGTCAGGCACTGAAGGCCTTGGCAAGCGACGGACAACTAAGCGTCTCCCCCTATTACCAGAGCGCCCCCATGGGTGATGTGCCGCAGCCCGACTACCTCAATGCCGTGGCTTGCTTTACCACCACCCTCGCCCCACTGGCGCTGCTCGATGCCCTGCAGGCGATCGAGAACGAACAGGGTCGGGTACGTGAGGTACGCTGGGGCGCCAGAACCTTAGATCTGGACCTGCTTCTCTATGGCGACTGGCAACTGGATATCCCGCGTCTTCAGGTGCCGCACTACGGCATGAAGACCCGCAGCTTCGTGTTGCTGCCCCTATTGGATCTGACTCCAGATCTCATTCTCCCCTGCGGCACCAAGCTGACCTCACTGATCACCGAGGAACTTAAGAGACAAGTTCAACAACTCGGTCCGGATCATTGA
- the panB gene encoding 3-methyl-2-oxobutanoate hydroxymethyltransferase → MSKITSSTLLKFKQEGKKFTALTAYDASFAGAFDSEGIDVLLVGDSLGMVLQGHDDTLPVTVEDIAYHTRCVRRGIKRSLLIADMPFMSYATPEQAMTNATALMQAGANMVKLEGGHWLLETVTKLTERGIPVCAHLGLTPQSVHVFGGFKVQGRDADNAQRIIDEAKAIEAAGAQLLVVECIPAALAKSITEALTIPVIGIGAGADTDGQILVMHDVLGISSGYIPRFSKNYLAQTGEIRSAIRAYIEEVDTGVFPAAEHTFS, encoded by the coding sequence ATGTCTAAGATAACCAGCTCTACCCTGCTGAAGTTCAAGCAGGAAGGTAAGAAGTTCACTGCACTCACCGCCTATGATGCCAGCTTTGCGGGCGCCTTCGACAGCGAAGGGATCGACGTCCTACTGGTGGGCGACTCGTTAGGCATGGTATTGCAAGGACACGACGACACCCTGCCGGTCACAGTCGAAGATATCGCCTACCACACGCGTTGCGTGCGCCGTGGCATCAAGCGTTCACTGCTGATCGCCGACATGCCTTTCATGAGCTACGCCACCCCAGAGCAGGCGATGACCAATGCCACCGCCCTGATGCAGGCCGGTGCCAACATGGTGAAACTCGAAGGCGGTCACTGGCTGCTGGAAACCGTCACTAAGCTGACCGAGCGCGGCATTCCCGTGTGCGCCCACCTGGGACTCACCCCGCAATCTGTGCATGTCTTCGGCGGCTTCAAGGTACAAGGCCGTGACGCCGACAACGCCCAGCGCATCATAGATGAGGCCAAGGCGATCGAGGCCGCTGGTGCCCAGCTATTAGTGGTCGAGTGTATCCCGGCGGCGCTGGCCAAAAGCATCACAGAGGCCCTCACCATTCCGGTTATCGGCATAGGCGCAGGCGCAGACACCGACGGTCAGATCCTGGTGATGCACGACGTGCTGGGGATCTCCAGCGGCTATATTCCGCGCTTCTCGAAGAACTACCTGGCCCAGACCGGCGAGATCCGCAGCGCCATCCGCGCCTATATTGAAGAGGTCGACACAGGCGTCTTCCCCGCCGCCGAGCATACATTTAGTTAA
- the panC gene encoding pantoate--beta-alanine ligase, which yields MYTTQDIAAIRAQVRQWKQAGETVAFVPTMGNLHQGHITLVTEALKRADHVVVSIFVNPMQFGQNEDLDAYPRTLPADQAALEAAGAELLFTPTPAIIYPKGMDKQTFVEVPGLSEELCGASRPGHFRGVTTIVCKLFNIVQPDVALFGKKDFQQLMVIKAMVEDLSLPIEIVGVDTIRESSGLAMSSRNGYLSEAQKQQAAQLKRTLDEMAEAIAQGQAIPNVVQRAQEQLHQAGFKPDYLSVRNAADLREVKDDDKQLVILAAAFMGSTRLIDNLSFERA from the coding sequence ATGTACACCACCCAAGATATCGCCGCGATCCGCGCCCAGGTGCGCCAGTGGAAACAGGCCGGCGAGACAGTGGCATTCGTGCCCACCATGGGCAATCTGCACCAGGGTCATATCACCCTGGTCACCGAGGCATTGAAACGTGCCGATCACGTGGTGGTCTCCATCTTCGTTAACCCGATGCAATTTGGGCAGAACGAAGATCTGGACGCCTACCCACGCACCCTGCCCGCCGATCAGGCCGCCCTAGAGGCCGCCGGCGCCGAGCTGTTATTCACGCCGACACCAGCCATCATCTATCCCAAGGGGATGGATAAGCAGACCTTTGTCGAGGTGCCTGGCCTGTCGGAAGAGCTTTGCGGCGCCAGCCGTCCAGGGCACTTTCGCGGCGTCACCACTATAGTCTGCAAGCTGTTCAATATCGTACAGCCGGATGTGGCCCTGTTCGGTAAGAAAGATTTTCAGCAGCTGATGGTGATCAAGGCCATGGTGGAAGATCTGTCTCTGCCTATCGAGATTGTCGGCGTCGACACCATACGCGAGAGCTCTGGCCTGGCCATGAGTTCACGCAACGGTTACCTGAGCGAGGCGCAGAAGCAGCAAGCGGCTCAGCTCAAGCGTACCTTAGATGAGATGGCCGAGGCGATCGCCCAGGGTCAAGCGATCCCTAATGTAGTGCAGCGCGCTCAGGAACAGTTGCACCAGGCTGGGTTTAAGCCTGATTATCTGTCGGTGCGTAATGCCGCCGATCTGCGTGAAGTCAAGGACGACGATAAACAGCTGGTGATCCTGGCCGCCGCCTTTATGGGCAGCACCCGCCTGATCGATAACCTGAGCTTCGAACGCGCTTAA
- a CDS encoding L-lactate permease has product MTLLQLLASLTPVISVMLFLVLLKMPASRAMPISMVMTGLAAVFIWQMDTTILGASVVEGLLSALTPLSIIFGAVFLLNTLKYSGAMDTIRAGFTNISSDARVQVIIICWLFGSFIEGSAGFGTPAAIGAPLLVLLGVPPVAAAVVALIADSTSVSFGAIGLPVLFGMEQGLMQGGVSMAADQIAQHGTSFADYAQFIALHMITIDLVTGTLIPLVLVSVLTGFFGRNKSFKEGLAIWKFALFAGLAFTVPAWLINYFAGPEFPSVIGSLVGMALVIPVARKGLLLPKTPWNDFAENDNQTQAKIETKAQFSQVAAWTPYIIMAGLLVLSRTVAPLKAWLTSFNISWTNLLGTELKAGFATLYAPGAFFVLVCILGFVLFKMKSPAIKESITVSCKSMLPTIISLGASVPMVKIFLNSGTNEAGLQSMPVALADMLAGSMGAIWAWMSPIVGIFGAFLSGSATFSNMMFSGLQYSVADNIGMNHALVLALQGIGANAGNMMCVMNVVAAATVVGMAGRESEIIRKTMPVALGYALIAGTIATLWGGL; this is encoded by the coding sequence ATGACCCTACTTCAACTACTCGCCAGTTTGACGCCTGTAATCAGCGTTATGCTATTTTTGGTGCTACTCAAGATGCCAGCATCTCGCGCCATGCCCATCTCTATGGTAATGACAGGTCTTGCCGCCGTCTTTATCTGGCAGATGGATACCACCATCTTAGGTGCCTCCGTGGTCGAAGGCCTACTCTCGGCCCTGACCCCACTGAGCATCATCTTCGGCGCCGTGTTCCTGCTGAACACCCTGAAGTACTCGGGTGCCATGGACACCATCCGCGCCGGCTTTACCAACATCAGTAGTGATGCCCGCGTGCAGGTGATCATCATCTGTTGGTTATTTGGTTCATTTATCGAAGGCTCTGCCGGTTTCGGTACTCCAGCCGCCATCGGCGCGCCGCTGCTGGTGCTGCTAGGTGTGCCGCCTGTTGCCGCCGCCGTGGTAGCCCTGATCGCCGACTCAACCAGCGTCTCCTTCGGCGCCATCGGTCTGCCGGTCCTCTTCGGTATGGAGCAGGGTTTGATGCAAGGCGGTGTGAGTATGGCTGCCGACCAGATCGCCCAGCACGGCACCAGCTTCGCCGACTATGCCCAGTTTATCGCCCTGCACATGATCACTATCGATCTGGTGACAGGTACCCTGATCCCGCTGGTACTCGTCTCTGTACTCACAGGCTTCTTCGGCCGCAACAAGTCCTTCAAAGAGGGTCTGGCGATCTGGAAATTTGCCCTGTTCGCCGGCTTAGCCTTTACCGTACCAGCCTGGCTTATCAACTACTTCGCCGGCCCAGAGTTCCCATCGGTTATCGGTTCACTGGTTGGTATGGCGCTGGTGATTCCTGTGGCGCGCAAAGGCTTGTTACTGCCTAAGACCCCTTGGAACGATTTCGCCGAAAACGACAACCAGACCCAAGCCAAGATTGAGACCAAGGCACAGTTCTCTCAGGTTGCCGCCTGGACGCCTTACATCATCATGGCAGGCCTGCTGGTGCTGTCTCGCACCGTGGCGCCGCTCAAGGCCTGGCTCACCAGCTTCAACATCAGCTGGACCAACCTACTTGGCACTGAGTTGAAAGCCGGTTTCGCGACCCTGTATGCGCCTGGCGCCTTCTTCGTGCTGGTATGTATCCTGGGCTTCGTACTGTTTAAGATGAAATCGCCAGCGATCAAGGAGTCGATCACCGTCTCTTGCAAGTCTATGCTGCCGACCATCATCTCCCTGGGCGCCTCAGTGCCTATGGTGAAGATCTTCCTTAACTCTGGCACCAACGAGGCAGGCCTGCAGTCTATGCCGGTTGCCCTGGCTGACATGCTCGCCGGCTCTATGGGCGCCATCTGGGCCTGGATGTCACCGATTGTGGGTATCTTCGGTGCCTTCCTGTCGGGCTCAGCCACCTTCTCTAACATGATGTTCTCTGGCCTACAGTACAGCGTGGCCGACAACATCGGCATGAACCACGCGTTAGTCCTGGCCCTACAAGGTATTGGTGCCAACGCAGGTAACATGATGTGTGTCATGAACGTGGTCGCCGCCGCTACCGTGGTGGGTATGGCTGGCCGTGAATCAGAAATTATCCGTAAAACTATGCCCGTCGCTCTGGGTTATGCCTTGATTGCAGGTACTATCGCTACCCTTTGGGGCGGTCTATAA